One window from the genome of Variovorax sp. PAMC26660 encodes:
- a CDS encoding ABC transporter ATP-binding protein: MSARDEWSAAPAPVLPVLQVRDLGVEFDTHRGVVRVLDGVSFEIARGEILGVVGESGAGKSMVGAAVIGLVPPPGRIAGGSVELHGERIDTLRGEDMRRVRGRRIGSVFQDPLTSLNPVYPIGRHLIETIRTHLPVSEQEARQRALALLADVEIPDPESRIDQYPHQFSGGMRQRVAIALALCAEPQLLIADEPTTALDVSVQAQVIRVFRRVCRERGTAAMLITHDMGVIAEAADRVMVMYQGRVLETGPVREILDRPREPYTRALMAAIPSVRHRLHRLPVPEIGADIAEADVLPPVQIETGAVAASEESAPLVRVQGLSREFHLSAGWLVRTLAREPKKVLRAVDDVHFDIARGCTFGLVGESGSGKSTVARMIAGLTRPTAGAVLFDGIDRWGSTAQTAALRRRFQMIFQDPYASLNPRWRVDQLIAEPVEVLGLAGSAEETAERVVEALRRVRMSPDDGRRYPHQFSGGQRQRIAIARALASKPEFIVCDEPTSSLDVSVQAQVLNLMRDLQDEFGLTYLLISHNLAVIRHMCDDVGVMQRGRLVEQGSAAEVLDAPKHAYTQALMAAVPDMRAPRSPFAASISIAGSAG; the protein is encoded by the coding sequence ATGAGCGCGCGCGACGAATGGTCGGCCGCTCCGGCGCCAGTGTTGCCTGTGCTGCAGGTGCGCGACCTGGGCGTGGAGTTCGACACGCACCGGGGCGTCGTGCGCGTGCTCGACGGCGTGTCCTTCGAGATCGCAAGGGGCGAGATTCTTGGCGTGGTCGGCGAATCCGGCGCGGGCAAGTCGATGGTCGGCGCCGCCGTCATCGGACTGGTGCCGCCACCGGGGCGCATCGCTGGTGGCTCGGTCGAGCTGCACGGCGAGCGCATCGACACGCTGCGCGGCGAAGACATGCGCCGCGTGAGAGGGCGCCGCATCGGCAGCGTGTTCCAGGACCCGCTGACCAGCTTGAACCCCGTCTATCCGATCGGCCGCCACCTGATCGAGACCATCCGCACGCACTTGCCCGTGAGCGAGCAGGAGGCACGGCAGCGCGCACTGGCGCTGCTGGCCGACGTCGAGATTCCCGACCCCGAAAGCCGCATCGACCAGTACCCGCACCAGTTTTCGGGCGGCATGCGCCAGCGCGTGGCGATTGCGCTCGCGCTGTGTGCCGAGCCGCAACTGCTGATTGCCGACGAACCCACCACCGCGCTCGACGTGTCGGTGCAGGCCCAGGTGATCCGCGTGTTCCGCCGCGTCTGCCGCGAGCGCGGCACGGCTGCGATGCTGATCACGCACGACATGGGCGTGATCGCCGAGGCGGCCGACCGGGTGATGGTGATGTACCAGGGCCGCGTATTGGAGACCGGCCCGGTGCGCGAGATTCTCGACCGCCCGCGCGAGCCCTACACCCGCGCGCTGATGGCCGCGATTCCTTCGGTGCGCCACAGGTTGCACCGGTTGCCGGTGCCGGAGATCGGCGCGGACATTGCCGAGGCTGACGTGTTGCCGCCAGTGCAGATCGAGACGGGTGCGGTGGCAGCATCTGAAGAAAGCGCGCCACTGGTCCGCGTGCAAGGCCTGTCGCGCGAGTTCCACCTGTCCGCCGGCTGGCTCGTCCGCACGCTGGCGCGCGAACCGAAGAAGGTGCTGCGCGCGGTCGACGACGTGCACTTCGACATTGCGCGCGGCTGCACCTTCGGGCTGGTCGGCGAATCGGGCTCGGGCAAGTCGACCGTGGCGCGCATGATCGCCGGCCTGACGCGGCCCACCGCGGGCGCGGTGCTGTTCGACGGCATCGATCGCTGGGGCAGCACCGCGCAGACTGCGGCGCTGCGACGGCGCTTCCAGATGATCTTTCAAGACCCGTACGCCAGCCTCAACCCGCGCTGGCGCGTGGACCAATTGATCGCCGAACCGGTGGAGGTGCTGGGCCTGGCCGGCAGCGCCGAAGAAACGGCGGAGCGTGTGGTCGAGGCTCTGCGCCGCGTGCGCATGTCGCCCGACGATGGCCGGCGCTACCCGCACCAGTTCTCGGGCGGCCAGCGCCAGCGCATCGCCATCGCGCGGGCGCTGGCGAGCAAGCCCGAGTTCATCGTCTGCGACGAGCCGACCTCGTCGCTCGACGTGTCGGTGCAGGCCCAGGTGCTGAACCTCATGCGCGACCTGCAGGACGAGTTCGGCCTGACGTACCTGCTGATCAGCCACAACCTGGCCGTGATCCGCCACATGTGCGACGACGTGGGCGTGATGCAGCGCGGGCGGCTGGTGGAGCAGGGGAGCGCTGCCGAAGTGCTGGATGCGCCGAAGCACGCCTACACGCAGGCGCTGATGGCGGCGGTGCCCGACATGCGTGCGCCCCGCAGCCCCTTCGCGGCGAGCATTTCTATAGCTGGCTCTGCGGGATGA
- a CDS encoding ABC transporter permease produces MLVHLLRRLGQSVLVLLVVSFVSFLVFRHIGDPTISLLGEDATVQERAALTAELGFDSPVPIQYLRYVGHALQGDLGVSYRLKRPVVELIAERLPATLELALVASVLAVVGGVALGVYTAIRRDSIASRVVMTASLVGVSLPTFLIGIGLIYLFAVELRWLPSFGRGDTVQLGGWSTGLLTLSGWASLLMPALTLGLYKLTLIMRLVRAEMLEVLRADYIRFGRARGLRERDLNYGHALRNTLIPVITITGLQIGSLVAFAIVTETVFQWPGVGLLFISSIQGVDVPVVAAYLLLIALLYVAINLVVDLLYVLVDPRLRRA; encoded by the coding sequence ATGCTGGTTCATCTCTTGCGCCGGCTCGGCCAGTCCGTGCTGGTGTTGCTGGTCGTGTCCTTCGTCTCGTTCCTGGTGTTTCGCCACATCGGTGACCCGACCATCAGCCTGCTCGGCGAAGACGCAACCGTGCAAGAGCGCGCGGCGCTGACGGCCGAGCTGGGCTTCGACAGCCCGGTGCCCATCCAGTACCTGCGCTATGTGGGCCATGCGCTGCAGGGCGACCTGGGTGTGTCGTACCGGCTCAAGCGGCCGGTGGTCGAACTCATCGCCGAGCGGCTGCCGGCCACGCTGGAACTGGCGCTGGTGGCCTCTGTTCTGGCGGTGGTGGGCGGTGTGGCGCTGGGCGTATACACCGCGATCCGGCGCGACAGTATCGCGAGCCGCGTGGTCATGACCGCGTCGCTGGTCGGCGTGTCGCTGCCCACCTTCCTGATCGGCATCGGGCTCATCTACCTCTTTGCGGTCGAGCTGCGCTGGCTGCCGTCGTTCGGGCGCGGCGACACGGTGCAGCTCGGCGGGTGGAGCACGGGGCTGCTCACGCTCTCGGGCTGGGCCTCGCTGCTGATGCCGGCGCTGACGCTGGGCCTGTACAAGCTCACGCTCATCATGCGGCTCGTGCGCGCCGAAATGCTGGAGGTGCTGCGCGCCGACTACATCCGCTTCGGCCGCGCGCGCGGGCTGCGCGAGCGCGACCTGAACTACGGGCATGCACTGCGCAACACGCTGATTCCGGTCATCACCATCACCGGGCTGCAGATCGGCTCGCTCGTCGCCTTTGCCATCGTCACGGAAACGGTGTTCCAGTGGCCCGGCGTGGGCCTGCTGTTCATCTCCTCGATTCAAGGGGTGGACGTGCCGGTGGTGGCGGCCTACCTGCTGCTGATTGCGCTGCTCTATGTGGCGATCAACCTTGTTGTCGACCTGCTGTATGTGCTGGTCGATCCGCGCCTGCGGCGTGCCTGA
- a CDS encoding ABC transporter substrate-binding protein has translation MSFKSKAGVLVVLGLAALTMAHAADKFDFSPEQRGRLHTSKDVGAVNAIPAGFKFVKDGVLTIAVAPFAPPISTYATDAKTVVGFDADFAHLLAEALGRKLDLQPIAWADWPLGLSSGKYDAVISNVGVTEQRKEKFDFSTYRLGLHGFYVRTDSAIKSIKEPKDVAGLKLTTGAGTNQERILLEWNRQNIAAGLKPVEIQYYDDDVTRWLAVTTKRVDANFNPNAPQAYESAKNGQLRLVGTVNAGWPLKSDVAVATRKGSGLAAALTTATNGLIRNDTYAKALARWSLAEEALPKSETNPPGLPKF, from the coding sequence ATGTCATTCAAAAGCAAAGCGGGCGTGCTGGTCGTCCTCGGTCTCGCGGCCCTGACGATGGCGCATGCCGCCGACAAGTTCGACTTCAGCCCCGAGCAGCGCGGGCGCCTTCACACGAGCAAGGACGTGGGGGCTGTCAACGCCATTCCAGCGGGCTTCAAGTTCGTGAAGGATGGCGTGCTCACCATCGCGGTGGCGCCTTTCGCGCCGCCGATCTCCACCTATGCCACCGATGCGAAGACGGTCGTCGGCTTCGATGCCGACTTCGCGCACCTTCTGGCCGAAGCGCTGGGCCGCAAACTCGATCTGCAGCCCATCGCCTGGGCCGACTGGCCGTTGGGCCTGAGTTCGGGCAAGTACGACGCGGTGATCTCCAACGTGGGCGTGACCGAGCAGCGCAAGGAGAAGTTCGACTTCTCCACTTACCGGCTGGGCCTGCACGGCTTCTATGTGCGTACCGACAGTGCCATCAAGTCGATCAAGGAGCCGAAGGACGTGGCAGGCTTGAAGCTCACGACCGGCGCGGGCACGAATCAGGAACGCATCCTGCTCGAATGGAACCGGCAGAACATTGCCGCTGGCCTGAAGCCGGTCGAGATCCAGTACTACGACGACGATGTGACGCGCTGGCTGGCTGTGACCACCAAGCGGGTCGATGCCAATTTCAATCCCAATGCGCCACAGGCGTACGAGTCGGCGAAGAACGGGCAACTGCGGCTGGTGGGCACCGTCAATGCCGGCTGGCCGCTGAAGTCCGATGTGGCGGTTGCCACGCGCAAGGGGAGCGGCTTGGCTGCGGCGCTGACCACGGCAACCAACGGCCTGATCCGCAACGACACCTACGCCAAAGCGCTTGCACGCTGGAGCCTTGCGGAAGAGGCCTTGCCGAAGTCCGAGACCAATCCTCCTGGGTTGCCCAAGTTCTAG
- a CDS encoding ABC transporter substrate-binding protein: protein MLRRLLTATLLAAGLLQVSIASAETVRWARSADPATLDPHAVNTGTNFGLLHQIYEPLVVRGADSKLQPGLAASWKLTADATVWEFKLRPGVKFHDGSLLTADDVVFSLKRAQAPTSALKSLLTSVAEVTKIDPLTVQVKTKGPNLIFPNNLTNIFILSEAWAKANKAEQSQDVASKTENFSTRNENGTGPYVLASREVDTRTVLKQFPQYWGRGQFPLEVTELIYVPIKSPATRVAALLSGEVDFVQDLPAQDVGRLKADKRLRVTEGPENRSIFLGLNVGAKELKYSDVKGRNPLADPRVREAIGLAIDRDAIKTAVMRGLSNPSGIIAPPFVHGYEKSLAAYPKANAAQAKKLLAEAGYPNGFSITLHTPNDRYVNDEAISTAVSGFLGRIGIKTTVAARPIALHSTAINTADTDFYLFGWGVPTYDSAYIFDYLVYTRGKDGRGPTNATGYSNPEVDAQIASLASESDKGKRDATIKSIWQTVQKERIYIALHDQVLNFASTPRLDIPVSPDGTVYFKNVKVAKK, encoded by the coding sequence ATGCTCCGACGACTTCTGACCGCGACCTTGCTGGCCGCCGGCCTGCTGCAGGTGTCCATCGCTTCCGCCGAAACCGTGCGCTGGGCGCGCAGCGCCGACCCGGCCACGCTCGATCCGCATGCGGTCAACACCGGCACCAACTTCGGCCTGCTGCACCAGATCTACGAACCGCTGGTCGTGCGCGGTGCCGACAGCAAGCTGCAACCCGGCCTCGCCGCCTCGTGGAAGCTCACGGCCGACGCAACGGTGTGGGAGTTCAAGCTGCGCCCCGGCGTCAAGTTCCATGACGGTTCGCTGCTCACGGCCGACGACGTGGTGTTCTCGCTCAAGCGGGCACAGGCGCCGACGTCGGCGCTGAAATCGCTGCTGACGTCGGTGGCCGAGGTGACGAAGATCGATCCGCTCACGGTCCAGGTCAAGACCAAGGGGCCGAACCTGATCTTTCCGAACAACCTCACGAACATCTTCATCCTGAGCGAAGCATGGGCGAAGGCGAACAAGGCCGAGCAGTCGCAGGACGTGGCGAGCAAGACCGAGAACTTCTCCACCCGCAACGAAAACGGCACCGGCCCCTATGTGCTGGCATCGCGCGAGGTCGATACGCGCACGGTGCTCAAGCAGTTCCCGCAGTACTGGGGCCGTGGCCAGTTTCCGCTGGAGGTGACCGAGCTGATCTACGTGCCGATCAAGTCGCCCGCCACGCGCGTGGCCGCGCTGCTGTCGGGCGAGGTCGATTTCGTGCAGGACCTGCCCGCGCAGGACGTGGGCCGGCTCAAGGCCGACAAGCGCTTGCGCGTGACCGAAGGGCCCGAGAACCGGTCGATCTTCCTGGGTCTGAACGTGGGCGCGAAGGAGCTCAAGTACTCGGACGTGAAGGGCCGCAACCCGCTGGCCGACCCCCGCGTGCGCGAAGCCATCGGCCTGGCCATCGACCGCGACGCCATCAAGACGGCCGTGATGCGCGGCCTGTCGAACCCCTCGGGCATCATCGCGCCGCCGTTCGTGCACGGCTATGAAAAGAGCCTTGCGGCCTACCCGAAGGCCAATGCCGCCCAGGCCAAGAAGCTGCTGGCCGAGGCCGGCTATCCGAACGGCTTTTCGATCACGCTGCACACGCCGAACGACCGCTACGTGAACGACGAGGCCATCAGCACGGCGGTGTCGGGCTTCCTCGGGCGCATCGGCATCAAGACCACGGTGGCGGCACGCCCGATCGCGCTGCACAGCACTGCCATCAACACGGCCGACACCGACTTCTATTTGTTCGGCTGGGGCGTGCCCACCTACGACTCGGCCTACATCTTCGATTACCTGGTCTACACGCGCGGCAAGGACGGTCGCGGCCCGACCAACGCCACCGGCTACAGCAACCCCGAGGTCGATGCGCAGATCGCATCGCTGGCCTCCGAAAGCGACAAGGGCAAGCGCGACGCCACCATCAAGAGCATCTGGCAGACGGTGCAGAAAGAGCGCATCTACATCGCGCTGCACGACCAGGTGCTCAACTTCGCATCGACTCCGCGGCTCGACATCCCGGTCAGCCCCGATGGCACTGTCTATTTCAAGAACGTGAAGGTGGCGAAGAAGTAA
- a CDS encoding ABC transporter substrate-binding protein: MNHRRKILSALVVAALLPLAASAQSVGDLNPEQPGRPRAQKLDEAIKLAKDFKFLKEGVLVVGTSVGRLPLAAYATDTKTPVGNAPDIAQLVADSLGRKLELVPTNWADWPLGLQSGKFDVVVSNVTVTEERKEKFDFSTYRNDQLGLYVKSDSKIAPIKEPKDIAGLRIIVTASTNQEQILLRWNKQNIAAGLKPIELQYYDDDVVQRLAIQSGRADAYVGPNALAAYEARDGKTRLAGLFSGGWPLNAEIAVTSRKGSGIAEAVTVALNAQIKNGNYAKALSRWNLSSEAIEVARTNPPGLPKN, from the coding sequence ATGAACCACCGAAGAAAAATCCTGTCCGCCCTGGTTGTCGCCGCCTTGCTGCCGCTGGCTGCATCGGCCCAGTCCGTCGGCGACCTGAACCCCGAACAGCCGGGCCGGCCGCGCGCGCAGAAGCTGGACGAAGCCATCAAGCTCGCGAAGGATTTCAAGTTCCTGAAAGAAGGCGTGCTGGTCGTCGGCACCAGCGTCGGGCGCTTGCCGCTCGCGGCCTATGCCACCGACACGAAGACACCCGTTGGCAACGCGCCCGACATCGCGCAACTGGTGGCCGACAGCCTCGGGCGCAAGCTGGAGCTGGTGCCGACCAATTGGGCCGACTGGCCGCTGGGCCTGCAGTCGGGCAAGTTCGACGTGGTGGTGTCGAACGTGACGGTGACCGAGGAGCGCAAGGAGAAGTTCGACTTTTCCACCTACCGCAACGACCAGCTCGGCCTGTATGTGAAGTCCGACAGCAAGATCGCCCCGATCAAGGAGCCCAAGGACATTGCGGGCCTGAGGATCATCGTGACCGCCAGCACCAACCAGGAGCAGATTCTCTTGCGCTGGAACAAGCAGAACATCGCCGCCGGGCTGAAGCCGATCGAGCTGCAGTACTACGACGACGATGTGGTGCAGCGCCTGGCGATCCAGTCGGGTCGTGCCGACGCCTACGTGGGCCCCAACGCCCTCGCAGCCTATGAGGCGCGCGACGGCAAGACCCGGCTCGCCGGCCTGTTCTCGGGCGGCTGGCCGCTGAATGCGGAGATCGCGGTCACCTCGCGCAAGGGCTCGGGCATCGCCGAAGCCGTCACGGTGGCGCTGAACGCGCAGATCAAGAACGGCAACTACGCCAAGGCGCTGTCGCGCTGGAACCTGAGTTCGGAGGCGATCGAGGTGGCACGCACCAATCCGCCCGGCCTGCCGAAGAACTGA
- a CDS encoding LLM class flavin-dependent oxidoreductase, which translates to MTIRHLGFLTPGNYAEADPLAGLEAALKLFEFGEKRGFDGAWVRQRHLERGVSSASTFLAAATQRTQRIELGAAVIQMGYENPFRLAEDLATVDVLSRGRLQVGLSAGAPLHGALLGNRFYDAAPNTIDFTHKRVGRLRANLEDSLLGDEDTFVESAGGRLRPRVQPHAPGLVDRLWYGGGSLRSVEWAGRNGFNLLLGNVLSGETTSDFLQAQSGLIERYRASEDVQRKGRVALGRVIVPLDSADAATRRRYRAFAAGRVERTLAPQGERRTLFATDLVGTSDEILERLRKDPVLPQVSELRVELPYNFSGEEYEQILHDLAQRIAPALGWHAPGAAAAVLEETLEAG; encoded by the coding sequence ATGACCATCCGACACCTTGGATTTCTCACGCCCGGCAACTATGCCGAAGCAGATCCGCTGGCCGGCCTCGAAGCCGCGCTGAAGCTGTTCGAGTTCGGCGAAAAGCGCGGCTTCGACGGCGCCTGGGTACGCCAGCGACACCTGGAGCGTGGCGTTTCATCGGCTTCCACCTTTCTTGCTGCAGCAACACAACGCACACAACGCATCGAGCTGGGGGCCGCGGTGATCCAGATGGGGTACGAGAACCCGTTCCGGCTCGCCGAAGACCTTGCCACCGTCGATGTGCTGTCGCGCGGCCGCTTGCAGGTGGGCCTGAGTGCGGGTGCACCGCTGCATGGCGCGCTGCTCGGCAACCGCTTCTACGACGCAGCGCCGAACACCATCGACTTCACGCACAAGCGCGTGGGTCGGCTGCGGGCCAACCTGGAAGACTCGTTGCTCGGCGACGAAGACACCTTCGTCGAGTCGGCGGGCGGGCGCCTGCGTCCACGCGTGCAGCCCCATGCACCGGGGCTGGTCGACCGGCTCTGGTATGGGGGCGGCTCGCTGCGCTCGGTGGAATGGGCGGGGCGCAACGGCTTCAATCTGCTGCTGGGCAATGTGCTGTCGGGCGAGACCACGAGCGACTTTCTGCAGGCGCAGTCGGGGCTCATCGAACGCTACCGCGCCAGCGAAGACGTACAACGCAAGGGCAGGGTGGCACTGGGCCGTGTCATCGTGCCGCTCGACAGCGCCGATGCCGCCACGCGCCGGCGCTACCGTGCGTTCGCCGCGGGCCGCGTCGAACGCACGCTGGCGCCGCAAGGCGAGCGGCGCACGCTCTTCGCGACCGACCTCGTAGGCACGTCCGATGAAATCCTGGAGCGGCTGCGCAAGGACCCGGTGCTGCCGCAAGTGAGTGAACTGCGCGTTGAACTGCCCTACAACTTCAGCGGCGAGGAGTACGAACAGATCCTGCACGACCTCGCGCAACGCATCGCGCCGGCACTGGGCTGGCACGCGCCCGGAGCGGCAGCGGCGGTGCTCGAAGAGACATTGGAGGCCGGTTAG
- a CDS encoding amino acid ABC transporter permease/ATP-binding protein, translated as MNTTTVLEVGPEPRSPAPARVPSRSEPAPPPRIAPAKGDYSHFRIVPARYPARTVGTVFAVFVIGIVLHSVLTNPRWGWGVFAEWFFAEPVLEGLGRTLLLTALGALLGFFFGTGLALARVSRSPLLARLSWVFTWIFRSVPVIVLLLIINNLGYLYETVALGVPFTDITFFSYPTTQLISPFIAALLGLTLNQAAFASEIVRGGILSVEQGQLEAAAALGLSRGRQSFRIVLPQAMRTILPTAFNDIIGLAKGTSNLYILALPELFYTIQIIYRRNLEVIPLLMVATVWYLIILTGLSVVQHYVERHFSRGALRNPPRSWLGGVVRGLWRSKAPVAGPVVEDDVADTSVPAQVPRWTDPLTQGGEVTIHGVSKSFGALKVLDNVTLDVGQGSVTVILGQSGSGKSTLLRAINHLERVDDGFIAIDGELIGYRRDEDTLYELHEKEILKRRVDVGMVFQNFNLFPHLTVLENIIEAPISVRGLSRPDAEALASELLVRVGLADKTHAYPRQLSGGQQQRVAIARALALKPKVLLFDEPTSALDPELVGEVLAVIKELARSGTTLVIVTHEIGFAREVADTIVFMERGRILETGTPEKVFNAPEHPRTAEFLAKVL; from the coding sequence ATGAACACCACCACCGTTCTGGAAGTCGGCCCCGAGCCGCGAAGCCCCGCGCCGGCGCGTGTCCCATCGAGGTCCGAGCCCGCACCGCCGCCACGCATCGCGCCGGCCAAAGGCGACTATTCGCACTTTCGCATCGTGCCGGCCCGCTATCCGGCACGCACGGTGGGCACCGTGTTCGCGGTGTTCGTCATCGGCATCGTTCTGCATTCGGTGTTGACCAATCCGCGTTGGGGTTGGGGTGTGTTCGCCGAATGGTTCTTCGCCGAACCAGTACTCGAAGGGCTGGGCCGCACGCTGCTGCTGACCGCGCTGGGTGCGCTGCTGGGCTTCTTCTTCGGCACGGGGCTGGCGCTGGCGCGGGTGTCGCGCTCGCCGCTGCTGGCGCGGTTGTCGTGGGTGTTCACCTGGATCTTCCGTTCGGTGCCGGTGATCGTCCTGCTGCTGATCATCAACAACCTCGGCTACCTGTACGAGACGGTCGCGCTGGGTGTGCCCTTCACCGACATCACTTTCTTCTCGTACCCGACCACGCAGCTCATCAGCCCGTTCATTGCAGCGCTGCTGGGCCTCACGCTGAACCAGGCGGCCTTTGCCTCGGAAATCGTGCGTGGCGGCATCCTGTCGGTGGAGCAGGGGCAGCTCGAAGCGGCTGCGGCGCTCGGTCTTTCGCGCGGTCGGCAGTCTTTCCGCATCGTGCTGCCGCAGGCGATGCGCACCATCTTGCCGACGGCCTTCAACGACATCATCGGGCTGGCCAAGGGCACGTCGAACCTCTATATCCTGGCACTGCCAGAGCTGTTCTACACGATCCAGATCATCTACCGCCGCAACCTGGAAGTGATTCCGCTGCTGATGGTGGCGACGGTGTGGTACCTCATCATCCTCACGGGGTTGTCGGTGGTGCAGCACTACGTCGAGCGGCATTTCTCGCGCGGTGCGCTGCGCAACCCGCCCCGTTCGTGGCTGGGTGGCGTGGTGCGCGGGCTGTGGCGGTCGAAGGCGCCCGTGGCCGGCCCCGTGGTCGAAGACGACGTTGCAGATACATCCGTGCCGGCGCAGGTGCCCCGATGGACCGACCCGCTCACGCAAGGCGGCGAGGTCACGATCCACGGTGTGTCCAAGAGCTTCGGTGCGCTCAAGGTGCTCGACAACGTGACGCTCGACGTGGGGCAGGGCAGCGTGACGGTCATCCTCGGCCAGTCGGGCTCGGGCAAGTCGACGCTGCTGCGCGCCATCAATCACCTGGAGCGCGTGGACGACGGCTTTATCGCCATCGATGGCGAGCTGATCGGCTACCGCCGCGACGAAGACACGCTGTACGAGCTGCACGAGAAAGAGATTCTCAAGCGCCGCGTCGACGTGGGCATGGTGTTCCAGAACTTCAACCTGTTCCCGCACCTCACGGTGCTGGAGAACATCATTGAGGCCCCCATCTCCGTGCGCGGCCTGTCGCGTCCCGACGCCGAGGCGCTGGCTTCCGAGCTGCTGGTGCGGGTTGGGCTGGCCGACAAGACGCATGCCTATCCGCGTCAACTGTCGGGCGGCCAGCAGCAGCGCGTGGCGATTGCCCGTGCGCTCGCGCTCAAGCCCAAGGTGCTGCTGTTCGACGAGCCCACTTCGGCGCTCGACCCCGAACTGGTGGGCGAGGTGCTGGCCGTCATCAAGGAGCTGGCGCGCTCAGGCACCACGCTGGTCATCGTGACGCACGAGATCGGCTTTGCCCGCGAGGTGGCCGACACCATCGTCTTCATGGAGCGGGGCCGCATTCTCGAAACCGGCACGCCCGAGAAGGTATTCAACGCGCCAGAGCATCCGCGCACGGCCGAGTTCCTGGCCAAGGTTCTTTGA
- a CDS encoding ABC transporter permease, translating into MTLPSSPAANAPRRWRNADSPVLRAFARSRTVQLAALVLLLIAVASLFAPWIARQNPFDPANLDLIDAFTPPGQQGVTGAFYPLGADDQGRDVFSAILYGLRMSLLVGISAVALSLAIGVPLGLAAGYAGGWFDTLVMRVADVQLTFPVLLVALLIFGIARGMLPEGYRDDMAVYVIVAAIGLSEWVQYARTVRGAVMVEKHKDYVAAAQIIGRSRTGILVRHILPNLLAPVLVIATISFALAIVAESTLSYLGVGLPPTQPSLGTLIRIGQGFLFSGEWWILLFPGLVLLALALSVNLVGDWLRDALNPRLQ; encoded by the coding sequence ATGACGCTTCCTTCTTCACCCGCCGCGAATGCACCGCGCCGCTGGCGCAACGCCGATTCGCCCGTGCTGCGCGCGTTCGCACGCTCGCGCACCGTGCAACTGGCCGCGCTGGTGCTGCTGCTGATCGCAGTGGCTTCTCTGTTCGCGCCGTGGATCGCACGGCAGAACCCTTTCGATCCGGCCAACCTCGACCTGATCGACGCCTTCACGCCGCCGGGGCAGCAGGGCGTGACCGGCGCCTTCTATCCGCTGGGCGCCGATGACCAGGGGCGCGACGTGTTCTCGGCCATCCTCTATGGGCTGCGCATGTCGCTGCTGGTGGGCATCAGTGCGGTGGCGCTGTCGCTGGCCATCGGCGTGCCGCTCGGGCTGGCGGCGGGCTATGCGGGTGGCTGGTTCGACACGCTGGTGATGCGCGTCGCTGATGTGCAGCTCACCTTTCCGGTGCTGCTGGTGGCGCTGCTGATCTTCGGCATTGCGCGCGGGATGCTGCCCGAGGGCTACCGCGACGACATGGCGGTGTATGTGATCGTGGCGGCCATTGGCTTGTCTGAATGGGTGCAGTACGCGCGCACGGTGCGCGGCGCGGTGATGGTCGAGAAGCACAAGGACTATGTGGCCGCCGCGCAGATCATCGGCCGTTCGCGCACCGGCATCCTGGTGCGGCACATCTTGCCGAACCTGCTGGCACCGGTGCTGGTGATTGCCACCATCAGCTTTGCGCTGGCCATCGTGGCGGAGTCGACGCTGTCGTACCTGGGTGTCGGGCTGCCGCCCACGCAACCGTCGCTCGGCACGCTGATCCGCATCGGGCAGGGCTTTCTGTTCTCGGGCGAGTGGTGGATTCTTCTGTTTCCCGGGCTGGTGCTGCTGGCGCTGGCGTTGTCGGTCAACCTGGTGGGCGACTGGCTGCGCGACGCCCTGAACCCGAGGCTGCAATGA